In a single window of the Streptomyces sp. NBC_00094 genome:
- a CDS encoding SpoIIE family protein phosphatase, producing MTAGSFPETAGRAGVPFDGTGLLDILGVAAVVIDARGRIVLWSPQAEALFGYRADEALGRYVARLIVDEKHRGEAMRLFGEVLHGGTTWAGTFPVRHKDGSTRDVEFRNMRLTDDVGGLFALGIAADRSVVERVETELALSDRLVSQSPIGLAVLDTDLRYVRVNPALERINGVPAALHLGRRIGDMLPRVDARELESALRTVLATGKPLLEHQTTGRTPADPDHEHVWSLSFYRLEGAEGRVLGVAASVIDVTERHDADALADRSRRRLALVADASARVGTTLEVERTADELAGVVVPELADVAAVDVLDSVLALRRPGAPAEGPELFRALAVKASGPTDALPAADPPGAVAMYGADRLVTRCVHTGLPVLVEHVGPGDLSRIARSPEAAELLERAGVHSYLAVPLIARGEVLGALDLKRDRNPLPFDGDDVLLATELAARAAVSIDNARWYQSVRNSAVTLQRSLLPGKPPERAGLEIAARYQPAQASSEVGGDWYDVIALPDDKTALVVGDVMGSGIDAAATMGRLRTATCAFADLDLSPAQVLRHLDRITAGLEHYIATCLFAVHDPRRGRCRIANAGHLPPVRIPADGPAELVRLSTGVPLGVGGGTFHTARFPFLPGDVLVLYTDGLVETRHEAIDDRLAVLVGLLDEHRGPLEETCDLLLRALRRPGAQDDVALLVARSTG from the coding sequence GTGACGGCCGGTTCCTTCCCGGAGACGGCGGGACGGGCGGGTGTGCCGTTCGACGGCACGGGGCTCCTCGACATCCTCGGGGTCGCGGCCGTCGTCATCGACGCACGCGGCCGGATCGTGCTGTGGAGTCCGCAGGCGGAGGCCCTCTTCGGCTACCGCGCGGACGAGGCCCTCGGCCGGTACGTGGCCCGGCTGATCGTCGACGAGAAGCACCGCGGGGAGGCGATGCGCCTCTTCGGCGAGGTGCTGCACGGCGGCACGACCTGGGCGGGCACCTTCCCCGTACGGCACAAGGACGGCAGCACCCGCGACGTGGAGTTCCGCAACATGCGGCTGACCGACGACGTCGGTGGGCTGTTCGCGCTGGGGATCGCCGCCGACCGTTCCGTCGTCGAGCGGGTCGAGACCGAGCTGGCCCTCTCCGACCGGCTGGTCTCCCAGTCGCCGATCGGCCTCGCGGTCCTGGACACCGACCTGCGGTACGTCCGCGTGAACCCGGCCCTGGAGCGCATCAACGGCGTCCCGGCCGCGCTGCACCTCGGGCGGAGGATCGGCGACATGCTGCCCCGGGTCGACGCCCGGGAGCTGGAGTCCGCGCTGCGCACGGTCCTCGCCACCGGCAAGCCGCTGCTCGAACACCAGACGACGGGGCGCACCCCCGCGGACCCCGACCACGAGCACGTCTGGTCGCTCTCCTTCTACCGCCTCGAAGGCGCCGAAGGGCGGGTCCTGGGGGTCGCGGCCTCGGTGATCGACGTGACCGAGCGGCACGACGCGGACGCGCTGGCGGACCGGTCCCGGCGGCGGCTCGCGCTGGTCGCGGACGCCTCGGCACGGGTCGGCACCACGCTGGAGGTGGAGCGGACGGCCGACGAGCTGGCCGGGGTCGTGGTGCCGGAGCTCGCGGACGTCGCCGCCGTCGATGTCCTCGACTCGGTCCTGGCGCTGCGCAGGCCCGGCGCTCCGGCGGAGGGCCCCGAGCTGTTCCGCGCGCTCGCGGTGAAGGCCTCGGGCCCGACGGACGCGCTGCCTGCGGCGGACCCGCCGGGCGCGGTCGCGATGTACGGGGCGGACCGGCTCGTCACCCGCTGCGTGCACACCGGTCTGCCGGTCCTGGTGGAGCACGTCGGCCCCGGTGACCTGTCCCGGATCGCGCGGAGCCCGGAGGCGGCGGAGCTCCTGGAGCGCGCCGGGGTGCACTCGTACCTGGCGGTGCCGCTGATCGCGCGCGGGGAGGTGCTCGGCGCGCTCGACCTCAAGCGGGACCGCAATCCGCTGCCCTTCGACGGCGACGACGTGCTGCTCGCGACGGAACTCGCCGCCCGGGCCGCGGTCAGCATCGACAACGCGCGCTGGTACCAGAGCGTGCGGAACTCGGCGGTGACGCTCCAGCGCAGTCTGCTGCCGGGCAAGCCCCCGGAGCGGGCGGGCCTGGAGATCGCCGCCCGCTACCAGCCGGCGCAGGCGTCGAGCGAGGTCGGCGGCGACTGGTACGACGTGATCGCGCTGCCCGACGACAAGACGGCGCTGGTCGTCGGGGACGTGATGGGCAGCGGGATCGACGCGGCGGCGACGATGGGGCGGCTGCGCACGGCCACCTGCGCGTTCGCGGACCTCGACCTGTCCCCGGCCCAGGTCCTGAGGCACCTGGACCGGATCACGGCGGGCCTTGAGCACTACATCGCGACCTGTCTGTTCGCCGTGCACGACCCGCGCCGGGGCAGGTGCCGGATCGCGAACGCGGGCCATCTCCCGCCCGTGCGGATCCCCGCGGACGGCCCGGCCGAGCTGGTGCGGCTCTCGACGGGGGTACCGCTGGGGGTGGGCGGCGGTACCTTCCACACGGCCCGGTTCCCCTTCCTTCCCGGGGATGTCCTCGTGCTCTACACGGACGGGCTCGTCGAGACCCGCCACGAGGCGATCGACGACCGGCTCGCGGTGCTCGTGGGCCTGCTCGACGAGCACCGCGGGCCTCTGGAGGAGACCTGCGACCTGCTGCTCCGGGCGCTGCGGCGGCCGGGCGCGCAGGACGACGTGGCCCTGCTCGTCGCCCGGAGCACGGGATGA
- a CDS encoding SpoIIE family protein phosphatase/ATP-binding protein, protein MSAPRAPRDPDARKAPDARKAPDARKAPDARRAPAARERRTGLRSVAGQVFALEALIALLVIAAAVFVIFHQAQRDTERDARIRSLTVAEAFAHAPGVDDALTSPDPTAALQDRAEATRLATGVDFIAVLSPAGVRYTDSQPELIGHKATGDLSRATVDGESFTELFRGAPNDAVRAVVPVVDEQGRIVGLVSSGIEVQSISDAVQGRLPLLVGAAAGALAIAVGGAGLVSRRLRRQTHGLGPAEMTRMKEHHEAVLHAVREGVLIVGPDHRLLLANDEARRLLGLSAGAEQRHVSELGLDPRTVELLVSGRAATDEVHRAGDRLIAVSVRPTLPEGAESGSVMTMRDTTELAAVTGRAAVARGRLQLLYEAGVRIGTTLEVVRTAEELAEVAVPRFADFATVELLEPVLRGEEPPESAAAAGGMRRTALSGLRPDQPLQPVGDTVLFDVPGAPMATALAAGHAVETELAAAEAWRAMDPEGAAQALAYGMHSLLTVPLMARGVVLGMANFWRADTPEPFGEEDLSFAEELAARAAVAIDNARRFTREHAMAVTLQRSLLPRVLPDQSAVDVSYRYLPAKAGVGGDWFDVIPLPGARVALVVGDVVGHGLHAAATMGRLRTAVHNFSTLDVPPDELLGHLDELTGRIDHRESEGPETEGRRRDAGITGATCLYAIYDPASGRCTVASAGHPGPALVGPDGQVEFPELAPGLPLGLGLGDVPFETTELWLPEGSKLVLFTDGLLEDRGRDLDTGLALLRSTLSRPDRSPEQTCADVLATLLSPSPRDDIALLVARTRLLDRERIAEWEVARDPSAVSPVRNAAAAKLAEWGLDGLAFNAELVLSELITNAVRYGADPVRVRLLHDRTLICEVSDGSSTSPHLRHAATTDEGGRGLYLVARYAERWGTRYGRRGKTIWAELRVDDTDAEPSEKGMPDLDALEDLAW, encoded by the coding sequence ATGAGCGCCCCGAGGGCTCCCAGGGACCCGGACGCCCGGAAGGCCCCGGACGCCCGGAAGGCCCCGGACGCCCGGAAGGCCCCGGACGCCCGGAGGGCCCCGGCGGCCCGGGAGCGCAGGACGGGGCTGCGGAGCGTGGCCGGTCAGGTGTTCGCCCTGGAGGCGCTGATCGCCCTCCTGGTGATCGCGGCGGCGGTGTTCGTCATCTTCCACCAGGCGCAGCGGGACACCGAGCGGGACGCCCGGATCCGTTCGCTCACGGTCGCGGAGGCCTTCGCGCACGCGCCGGGCGTCGACGACGCGCTGACGTCGCCGGATCCGACGGCGGCCCTCCAGGACCGGGCCGAGGCCACCCGCCTGGCGACCGGTGTCGACTTCATCGCGGTCCTCAGCCCGGCCGGTGTGCGGTACACCGACTCCCAGCCGGAGCTGATCGGCCACAAGGCGACCGGGGACCTCTCGCGCGCGACGGTGGACGGCGAGTCCTTCACGGAGCTCTTCCGCGGCGCGCCGAACGACGCGGTACGGGCCGTGGTCCCGGTGGTGGACGAGCAGGGCCGGATCGTCGGTCTGGTCAGCAGCGGCATCGAGGTGCAGAGCATCTCGGACGCGGTGCAGGGCCGGCTGCCGCTGCTCGTCGGTGCAGCGGCGGGCGCGCTGGCGATCGCCGTGGGCGGCGCGGGGCTGGTGAGCAGGCGGCTGCGGCGGCAGACGCACGGTCTCGGCCCGGCCGAGATGACCCGGATGAAGGAGCACCACGAGGCGGTCCTGCACGCCGTGCGCGAAGGGGTCCTGATCGTGGGCCCCGACCACCGGCTGCTGCTCGCCAACGACGAGGCGCGCCGGCTCCTCGGCCTGTCGGCGGGGGCGGAGCAGCGGCATGTCTCGGAGCTCGGTCTCGACCCCCGTACGGTCGAGCTCCTCGTGTCCGGGCGGGCGGCCACCGACGAGGTGCACCGGGCGGGTGACCGGCTGATCGCGGTGAGCGTGCGGCCCACGCTCCCGGAGGGGGCCGAGTCCGGCAGCGTCATGACGATGCGGGACACCACCGAGCTGGCCGCGGTGACCGGCCGGGCGGCGGTGGCGCGGGGCCGGCTCCAGCTGCTGTACGAGGCGGGGGTGCGGATCGGGACGACGCTGGAGGTCGTACGGACCGCGGAGGAGCTGGCGGAGGTGGCGGTGCCGCGGTTCGCGGACTTCGCGACGGTCGAGCTGCTGGAGCCGGTGCTGCGCGGGGAGGAGCCCCCGGAGTCGGCGGCCGCGGCCGGCGGGATGCGGCGGACGGCCTTGAGCGGGCTGCGGCCGGACCAGCCGCTCCAGCCGGTCGGGGACACCGTCCTCTTCGACGTGCCCGGCGCCCCGATGGCGACGGCCCTGGCCGCGGGGCACGCGGTGGAGACGGAACTGGCCGCGGCGGAGGCCTGGCGGGCGATGGACCCGGAGGGGGCGGCGCAGGCCCTCGCGTACGGGATGCACTCGCTGCTCACGGTGCCGCTGATGGCCCGCGGGGTGGTCCTCGGGATGGCGAACTTCTGGCGCGCGGACACCCCGGAGCCGTTCGGGGAGGAGGACCTGTCGTTCGCGGAGGAGCTGGCGGCGCGGGCGGCGGTGGCGATCGACAACGCGCGCCGGTTCACCCGGGAGCACGCGATGGCGGTGACGCTCCAGCGGAGCCTGCTGCCCCGGGTGCTGCCCGACCAGAGCGCGGTGGACGTGTCGTACCGCTATCTCCCGGCGAAGGCGGGGGTGGGCGGCGACTGGTTCGACGTGATCCCGCTGCCGGGGGCGCGGGTGGCGCTGGTGGTGGGGGACGTGGTGGGGCACGGCCTGCACGCGGCGGCGACGATGGGGCGGCTGCGGACGGCGGTGCACAACTTCTCGACGCTCGACGTGCCGCCGGACGAGCTCCTCGGCCATCTCGACGAGCTGACCGGCCGGATCGACCACCGGGAGTCGGAGGGCCCGGAGACCGAGGGGCGGCGGCGGGACGCGGGCATCACGGGCGCGACCTGCCTGTACGCGATCTACGACCCGGCGTCGGGGCGGTGCACGGTGGCGAGCGCGGGGCATCCGGGTCCGGCGCTCGTGGGCCCGGACGGGCAGGTCGAGTTCCCCGAGCTGGCTCCGGGGCTGCCGCTGGGGCTCGGTCTGGGCGACGTGCCGTTCGAGACGACGGAGCTGTGGCTGCCGGAGGGGAGCAAGCTGGTGCTCTTCACGGACGGTCTCCTGGAGGACCGGGGGCGGGACCTGGACACGGGTCTCGCCCTGCTGCGGTCCACGCTCTCGCGCCCGGACCGGAGCCCGGAGCAGACCTGTGCGGATGTCCTGGCGACGCTGCTCTCGCCCTCGCCGCGCGACGACATCGCGCTGCTCGTGGCCCGGACCCGGCTGCTCGACCGGGAGCGGATCGCGGAGTGGGAGGTGGCCAGGGACCCGTCGGCGGTCTCGCCGGTACGGAACGCGGCGGCGGCGAAGCTGGCGGAGTGGGGGCTCGACGGCCTCGCGTTCAACGCGGAGCTCGTCCTCAGCGAGCTGATCACGAACGCGGTGCGGTACGGGGCCGATCCGGTACGGGTACGGCTGCTCCACGACCGGACGCTGATCTGCGAGGTCTCGGACGGCAGCAGCACGTCCCCGCACCTGCGGCACGCGGCGACGACCGACGAGGGCGGGCGCGGGCTCTACCTGGTGGCGCGGTACGCGGAGCGCTGGGGCACCAGGTACGGCCGGCGCGGCAAGACGATCTGGGCCGAGCTGCGCGTGGACGACACGGACGCGGAGCCGTCGGAGAAGGGCATGCCGGACCTGGACGCGCTGGAGGACCTGGCCTGGTGA
- a CDS encoding 5-dehydro-4-deoxyglucarate dehydratase: MTTTPLAGRLDGLLFFPVTAFGPDGSLDLDAFRAHVRAGVDAGAAAVFACCGTGEFHALTPEEFRVCVAAAVEETAGRVPVVAGAGYGTALAVQYARLAEEAGADGLLAMPPYLVVADQAGLLRHYTELAAATSLDVIVYQRDNAVLTPATAVALARTDGIIGLKDGLGDLDLMQRIVSAVRAEGLDLLYFNGLPTAELTCAAYRGIGVTLYSSAVFCFAPDLALAFHRALATGDDTTVNLLVDGFYRPLVELRSQGRGYAVSLVKAAVRMGGLDVGEVRPPLSEPTPAHLAELALLVERGRALLKEAGA; encoded by the coding sequence GTGACCACCACCCCGCTCGCCGGCCGGCTCGACGGCCTGCTCTTCTTCCCCGTCACCGCCTTCGGGCCGGACGGCTCCCTCGACCTCGACGCCTTCCGCGCTCACGTCCGCGCCGGCGTCGACGCGGGCGCCGCCGCCGTCTTCGCCTGCTGCGGCACCGGCGAGTTCCACGCGCTCACCCCCGAGGAGTTCCGGGTCTGCGTCGCCGCCGCCGTCGAGGAGACCGCCGGCCGTGTCCCCGTCGTCGCCGGCGCCGGATACGGCACCGCGCTCGCCGTCCAGTACGCGCGGCTCGCCGAGGAGGCCGGCGCCGACGGACTCCTCGCCATGCCCCCGTACCTCGTCGTGGCCGACCAGGCCGGGCTGCTCCGCCACTACACCGAACTCGCCGCCGCCACCTCCCTCGACGTGATCGTCTACCAGCGGGACAACGCGGTCCTCACCCCCGCGACCGCCGTCGCCCTCGCCCGCACCGACGGCATCATCGGCCTCAAGGACGGCCTCGGCGACCTCGACCTCATGCAGCGCATCGTCAGCGCCGTCCGCGCCGAGGGCCTCGACCTGCTCTACTTCAACGGCCTGCCGACCGCCGAACTCACCTGCGCCGCCTACCGGGGCATCGGCGTCACCCTCTACTCCTCTGCCGTCTTCTGCTTCGCCCCCGACCTCGCCCTCGCCTTCCACCGCGCCCTCGCCACCGGCGACGACACCACCGTGAACCTCCTCGTCGACGGCTTCTACCGGCCGCTCGTCGAACTCCGTTCCCAGGGCCGCGGATACGCCGTCTCGCTCGTCAAGGCGGCGGTACGGATGGGAGGCCTGGACGTAGGAGAGGTACGGCCGCCGCTGAGCGAGCCCACCCCCGCACACCTCGCGGAACTCGCCCTGCTCGTCGAGCGCGGCCGCGCCCTCCTGAAGGAGGCCGGCGCGTGA
- a CDS encoding NAD(P)-dependent oxidoreductase, producing the protein MPAPRTVLLTGAAGGVGTLMRELLPPYGYELRLLDVAPVQGAPDAIVADLADRTALREAVRGVDAIVHLAGISLEADFEKIMAANIAGTYHLYEAAREEGVRRVVLASSNHAVGFTRRPREGEPVVPVDTPHRPDTFYGLSKCFGEDLAQLYWDLHGIETVSVRIGSCFPEPTSVRMLSMWLSPGDCARLLHASLTAGSVGHTVAYGSSANTRTWWDLSTARALGFDPQDDSEVHAEKLIAERGLPEEGSADDLYLGGHFTVNPPRWPH; encoded by the coding sequence ATGCCCGCACCCCGCACCGTCCTCCTCACCGGCGCCGCCGGCGGCGTCGGCACGCTGATGCGGGAGCTGCTGCCCCCGTACGGCTACGAGCTGCGCCTGCTGGACGTCGCCCCCGTCCAGGGGGCGCCGGACGCGATCGTCGCCGACCTCGCGGACCGTACGGCGCTGCGCGAGGCGGTCCGGGGCGTCGACGCGATCGTGCACCTGGCCGGGATCTCCCTGGAGGCCGACTTCGAGAAGATCATGGCCGCCAACATCGCCGGGACGTACCACCTCTACGAGGCCGCCCGCGAGGAGGGCGTCCGGCGCGTGGTCCTCGCCTCCAGCAACCACGCCGTCGGCTTCACCCGGCGCCCGCGCGAGGGCGAGCCGGTGGTCCCGGTCGACACCCCGCACCGCCCCGACACCTTCTACGGCCTCTCCAAGTGCTTCGGCGAGGACCTCGCCCAGCTCTACTGGGACCTGCACGGCATCGAGACGGTCTCCGTGCGCATCGGCTCCTGCTTCCCCGAGCCCACCTCGGTGCGGATGCTCTCGATGTGGCTCAGCCCCGGGGACTGCGCCCGCCTCCTGCACGCCTCGCTCACCGCCGGGTCCGTCGGTCACACCGTGGCGTACGGCTCCTCCGCCAACACCCGCACGTGGTGGGACCTCTCCACGGCCCGGGCGCTCGGCTTCGACCCGCAGGACGACTCGGAGGTCCACGCGGAGAAGCTGATCGCGGAGCGGGGGCTCCCGGAGGAGGGCAGCGCCGACGACCTCTACCTGGGCGGCCACTTCACCGTGAACCCGCCGCGCTGGCCGCACTGA
- a CDS encoding AraC family transcriptional regulator has protein sequence MGAVGGSSFRTGDVDEAREELDARYYANRMDVVERERRPFAARFDTVALGPLVIGDLSCGADVRMSFGELGAYHLNAPLSGTMEIRQGGRPPVVATATEALLLDPSGDTFLDRWSGDCRTLSVKIGAAELRDRLERLLGRPASGPLTFAPRLDITRGPGLSWVRFARQVAYEALAGEGLAQHELVARPLQEALLNGLLLAAEHPWREALAHPGEARRPAPVKRAMDAVRERPEHPYTTTELAALARVSVRRLQESFREYVGMSPMAYVREVRLDRVREELRAAAPEEVTVSEVAWRWGFAHQGRFAARYREKFGESPSRTLRASG, from the coding sequence ATGGGTGCAGTGGGTGGGAGTTCGTTCCGCACGGGGGACGTCGACGAGGCGCGCGAGGAGCTCGACGCGCGCTACTACGCGAATCGCATGGACGTCGTCGAACGGGAGCGGCGGCCCTTCGCGGCGCGCTTCGACACCGTCGCCCTCGGGCCGCTGGTCATCGGCGACCTGAGCTGCGGGGCCGACGTGCGGATGAGCTTCGGGGAGCTCGGCGCGTACCACCTGAACGCGCCGCTCAGCGGCACGATGGAGATACGCCAGGGCGGCCGCCCGCCGGTCGTCGCGACGGCCACCGAGGCGCTGCTGCTCGATCCGTCGGGGGACACCTTCCTCGACCGCTGGAGCGGGGACTGCCGGACCCTCTCCGTGAAGATCGGGGCGGCCGAACTGCGCGACCGCCTGGAACGGCTCCTCGGCCGCCCGGCGAGCGGCCCCCTCACCTTCGCGCCCCGCCTGGACATCACGCGCGGCCCCGGCCTGAGCTGGGTCCGCTTCGCCCGCCAGGTCGCCTACGAGGCGCTCGCGGGGGAGGGCCTCGCCCAGCACGAGCTGGTCGCGCGGCCCCTCCAGGAGGCGCTGCTCAACGGACTGCTCCTGGCCGCCGAGCACCCCTGGCGCGAGGCGCTGGCCCACCCGGGGGAGGCGCGCCGCCCGGCCCCGGTCAAGCGGGCGATGGACGCGGTACGGGAGCGCCCCGAGCACCCGTACACGACCACCGAACTCGCGGCCCTGGCCCGGGTGAGCGTGCGCCGCCTCCAGGAGTCCTTCCGGGAGTACGTGGGGATGTCGCCGATGGCGTACGTCCGGGAGGTGCGTCTCGACCGGGTCCGCGAGGAGCTGCGGGCGGCTGCGCCGGAGGAGGTGACCGTGAGCGAGGTGGCCTGGCGCTGGGGCTTCGCCCACCAGGGCCGGTTCGCGGCGCGCTACCGGGAGAAGTTCGGAGAGTCCCCGTCCCGGACCCTGAGGGCGTCCGGGTGA
- a CDS encoding TerD family protein: MTAMTPGSNIPLTVARVAVDVAAPVRLDVSGLLLGANGKVRSDDDFIFYNQPAGPGVAYRSGGGTAPDAIVVDTSAVPAGIERIVVTASPDAAGQTFQGIEPTATLRNADDGSVLATFTPPQLGTETALVVVEVYLRNGAWKARAVGQGYANGLAGIATDFGVSVEDEPAAAPAPAPVAAAPVAPPVPPVPPAPPAAAPVDPRIAASAPAAAAPVSTGKINLDKGRVNLQKNQTVSLVKGGKPLLSQVKMGLGWEPAYRGKDIDLDASVIAYGPQRNHLDSCYFGKLSILGGSVKHSGDNLTGEGAGDDEVIVVDLGRLPAEATGLVFTVNSFSGQKFTEVAKAYCRLMDAATGEELVRFDLTTAEPQTGVMMAKLIKQFTGEWEMTAMGEFVKSRTVRGMVKPAAQSL; the protein is encoded by the coding sequence ATGACCGCTATGACCCCCGGCTCGAACATTCCGCTCACCGTCGCGCGCGTGGCGGTGGACGTCGCCGCCCCGGTGCGGCTCGACGTCTCGGGCCTGCTGCTCGGCGCCAACGGCAAGGTGCGCTCGGACGACGACTTCATCTTCTACAACCAGCCCGCCGGGCCCGGTGTGGCCTACCGCTCCGGCGGCGGCACCGCGCCCGACGCGATCGTGGTGGACACGAGCGCGGTCCCGGCCGGCATCGAGAGGATCGTCGTCACGGCGAGCCCCGACGCCGCGGGCCAGACCTTCCAGGGCATCGAGCCCACGGCCACCCTGCGCAACGCGGACGACGGCAGCGTCCTCGCCACCTTCACACCGCCGCAGCTCGGCACGGAGACGGCGCTGGTGGTCGTCGAGGTCTACCTGCGCAACGGCGCCTGGAAGGCCCGCGCCGTCGGCCAGGGGTACGCGAACGGGCTGGCAGGCATCGCGACGGACTTCGGCGTCTCCGTGGAGGACGAGCCGGCCGCCGCCCCGGCCCCGGCACCCGTCGCCGCCGCTCCCGTCGCGCCCCCGGTCCCGCCCGTCCCGCCGGCGCCGCCCGCCGCCGCCCCTGTCGACCCCCGCATCGCGGCCTCGGCGCCCGCCGCCGCGGCCCCCGTCTCCACCGGCAAGATCAACCTCGACAAGGGCCGGGTCAACCTCCAGAAGAACCAGACGGTGTCCCTGGTCAAGGGCGGCAAGCCGCTGCTCTCCCAGGTCAAGATGGGCCTCGGCTGGGAGCCCGCCTACCGGGGCAAGGACATCGACCTGGACGCCTCCGTCATCGCGTACGGCCCCCAGCGCAACCACCTGGACAGCTGCTACTTCGGCAAGCTGTCGATCCTCGGCGGCTCGGTCAAGCACTCCGGTGACAACCTCACCGGCGAGGGCGCGGGCGACGACGAGGTGATCGTCGTCGACCTCGGCCGGCTGCCCGCCGAGGCCACCGGCCTGGTCTTCACGGTCAACTCCTTCTCCGGTCAGAAGTTCACCGAGGTCGCCAAGGCCTACTGCCGGCTGATGGACGCCGCGACCGGCGAGGAGCTGGTCCGCTTCGACCTCACCACCGCCGAGCCGCAGACCGGCGTGATGATGGCGAAGCTGATCAAGCAGTTCACCGGCGAGTGGGAGATGACGGCGATGGGCGAGTTCGTGAAGTCGCGGACCGTCCGGGGCATGGTGAAGCCCGCCGCCCAGTCGCTCTGA